A stretch of the Hyperolius riggenbachi isolate aHypRig1 chromosome 11, aHypRig1.pri, whole genome shotgun sequence genome encodes the following:
- the LOC137537789 gene encoding piggyBac transposable element-derived protein 4-like has protein sequence MASSSRRRLSPRTLMQEFDDSEDEQLLFSDSSDSYVANMSSSDSESDSDDFTEEVESIRTWIAKDPTQNNPAPPRFPFTGEPGQKVPCDPNPLAYLKLFLDEAIIQIIVEETNRYAEQQPGPFRRFARGKRWEPVTQDDIWLFLAILILQGVVGKSRQTSYWSTNRLIATPFFATVMSKNRFSLIMKNLHFMNNETFDEATHPAPKLWKIYDLFQMVIRKFQSVYVPERDVSVDESLMAYKGRLAWKQYISSKRARFGIKSFVLCESNSGYIWNAIIYTGKGTQFDPSYSQFGLASASVLSLISPLLGQGYCLTTDNYYTSPELYEHLIRHKTDSYGTVRPNRRNLPSAFSAQKLKPGEITAWQKGKLMALRWKDKKDVSVLSTVHNTDTAAAKNRAGKTIQKPQVILDYNQTMGGVDRADQCITFYPVVRKQQRKYYKKIFRHLVEQCLWNSYVLYKKQNDRPLPHFDYILKVCEEICLQHQQPQSEANRPGRRASYVVNPVRLTGRHFVEHVPPTERKATPTRMCVVCCSKRGPNGKKVRKETRFYCPECDVGLCAVPCFKIFHTQEVY, from the coding sequence ATGGCTTCCAGCTCCCGTAGACGCCTCTCCCCGCGAACCCTGATGCAGGAGTTTGATGACAGCGAGGATGAGCAGCTGTTATTCTCAGACTCAAGTGACAGCTATGTGGCGAACATGTCATCATCTGACTCAGAGTCTGACAGCGATGACTTCACCGAAGAGGTTGAGAGCATCCGCACATGGATCGCTAAAGACCCTACCCAGAATAATCCTGCCCCCCCGCGATTCCCATTTACAGGCGAACCCGGCCAAAAAGTTCCCTGTGATCCTAACCCCCTGGCctatttgaaactttttttggaCGAGGCCATAATCCAAATTATAGTGGAGGAGACCAACCGCTATGCGGAACAGCAGCCTGGTCCATTCAGGAGGTTTGCTAGGGGAAAAAGGTGGGAACCAGTCACCCAGGATGATATATGGCTATTCctggccatcctcatcctccaagGGGTTGTGGGGAAATCCCGGCAGACATCATATTGGAGCACCAACCGACTGATTGCTACACCTTTTTTTGCGACTGTCATGTCAAAAAACAGATTTAGCCTCATCATGAAAAACCTGCATTTCATGAATAATGAGAcctttgatgaggccacccatcctgcCCCCAAACTGTGGAAGATCTACGACCTATTTCAAATGGTCATACGCAAATTTCAGTCCGTGTATGTTCCAGAAAGAGACGTTAGCGTAGATGAAAGCCTAATGGCGTATAAGGGGAGACTTGCCTGGAAACAGTATATCTCTTCCAAGCGTGCCAGATTTGGGATAAAATCGTTTGTATTGTGCGAATCTAATTCCGGATATATTTGGAATGCCATTATATACACTGGTAAAGGCACACAATTTGACCCCAGCTACAGCCAGTTTGGCCTTGCAtctgcctctgtcctctcccTCATTTCACCGCTTCTTGGTCAGGGATATTGCCTGACCACAGATAATTACTACACCTCCCCTGAACTATATGAACACCTCATCAGACACAAGACTGATTCATATGGCACTGTCCGGCCTAACCGTCGCAATCTGCCATCAGCCTTTTCAGCTCAGAAGCTGAAGCCAGGGGAAATCACAGCATGGCAGAAGGGTAAACTGATGGCCCTCCGCTGGAAGGACAAAAAAGATGTTTCCGTTTTGTCAACAGTCCATAAcactgacactgctgcagccaagaaTCGTGCTGGGAAGACAATCCAGAAACCCCAGGTCATTCTGGATTATAATCAGACAATGGGTGGGGTGGACCGTGCTGACCAGTGCATAACATTCTACCCCGTTGTGCGCAAACAGCAGcgcaaatattacaaaaaaatctTTAGACATCTGGTGGAGCAGTGTCTTTGGAATTCTTATGTCCTCTACAAGAAACAAAATGACAGGCCTCTTCCTCACTTTGACTACATTTTGAAGGTTTGTGAGGAAATATGCTTACAACATCAGCAACCACAATCTGAGGCGAATAGACCAGGACGTCGTGCCTCCTATGTCGTAAATCCAGTGCGACTAACAGGACGTCATTTTGTAGAGCATGTGCCACCCACTGAGCGCAAAGCAACACCTACCCGCATGTGCGTGGTGTGCTGCTCTAAGAGGGGGCCGAATGGAAAAAAGGTGCGCAAGGAGACGCGCTTTTACTGCCCTGAATGTGATGTAGGACTTTGTGCTGTCCCTTGCTTTAAAATATTTCATACTCAGGAAGTGTATTGA